Proteins from a genomic interval of Rattus norvegicus strain BN/NHsdMcwi chromosome 2, GRCr8, whole genome shotgun sequence:
- the Ndufb3l2 gene encoding NADH dehydrogenase [ubiquinone] 1 beta subcomplex subunit 3-like: protein MAAGHGHEHGHGHGKMELPDYRQWRIEGTPLEAMQKKLAARGLRDPWARNEAWRYMGGFADNITFTSVMLKGFKWGFAAFVVALGAEYFLTSHEVKKHH from the coding sequence ATGGCTGCTGGACATGGTCACGAACACGGACATGGTCATGGTAAAATGGAACTTCCAGATTACAGACAGTGGAGAATTGAAGGGACGCCATTAGAAGCAATGCAGAAGAAGCTTGCTGCACGAGGGCTGAGGGATCCATGGGCTCGCAATGAGGCTTGGAGATACATGGGCGGCTTTGCAGACAATATCACCTTCACGAGCGTAATGTTAAAAGGATTCAAATGGGGGTTTGCTGCGTTTGTGGTAGCTTTAGGGGCCGAGTATTTCCTGACTTCCCATGAGGTTAAGAAGCATCACTGA